Proteins encoded in a region of the Anopheles ziemanni chromosome 2, idAnoZiCoDA_A2_x.2, whole genome shotgun sequence genome:
- the LOC131282037 gene encoding uncharacterized protein LOC131282037: protein MTVPIELTDVEKEAKDYFTNLFGSFCNPAPDGDTEAILETHLPPWFDEAKFKRGQQFYTDNRFGILQANLCSLLVLLADPKGLRILEHTGKSSTAATAQKRYVSTLIHMNDWYECELTPGSRSWKSLALVRRMHLSASKSAVRRNLGNINQPEMALTTFGFVGFPLVRPHLLGVRYDNREDREAFVHLWAVLGYMLGVEDQYNMCLHRLEVVEMICHLVMRYMFLPSLQLETPLFRQMIGAIVDAFTDYLPFMSYESVMFLTCRLVGIPGYQYAVDMEKERLCRPILSMDELDVVLGFMEQKDGYRQVFEMYRAIFSDKIRLYNVKELNSPLVDDINQNCLLSLDGTYRKLATEPDGGEFNDEAHLRMDSSKQHLQELLGLKHNQELVVTQVEDEGEWNMYLNDDMLKLLSAKGQMNVKFTVQSLNWCYSTIGHYTNEMALSFILYRIKRLHGK, encoded by the exons ATGACGGTCCCCATCGAGCTGACGGATGTGGAGAAGG AGGCGAAAGATTATTTCACAAACCTGTTTGGGTCGTTCTGCAATCCCGCCCCAGATGGCGATACCGAGGCCATCCTGGAAACGCACCTACCGCCCTGGTTCGACGAGGCCAAGTTCAAGCGAGGCCAGCAGTTCTACACCGACAATCGGTTTGGCATCTTACAGGCGAATCTCTGCAGTTTGCTAGTGCTGCTGGCAGACCCGAAAGGCCTGCGCATTCTGGAGCACACGGGAAAGTCGAGTACCGCGGCGACGGCTCAGAAGCGGTACGTGTCCACCTTAATCCACATGAACGACTGGTATGAGTGCGAGCTGACGCCCGGCTCAAG ATCCTGGAAGTCTCTGGCGTTGGTGCGCCGGATGCACCTCAGTGCGTCGAAAAGCGCCGTAAGGCGGAACCTCGGCAATATCAACCAACCCGAGATGGCGCTCACGACGTTCGGGTTCGTGGGCTTTCCACTCGTGCGGCCACATCTGCTTGGCGTACGCTACGACAACCGGGAGGATCGGGAAGCCTTCGTGCACCTGTGGGCCGTACTGGGGTACATGCTGGGCGTGGAGGACCAGTACAACATGTGCCTGCATCGGCTGGAAGTGGTGGAGATGATCTGTCACCTTGTGATGCGATACATGTTCCTTCCCTCGCTGCAGCTCGAGACGCCCCTGTTCCGGCAAATGATCGGTGCCATCGTGGACGCGTTTACCGACTACTTGCCGTTTATGTCGTACGAAAGTGTAATGTTTTTGACGTGCCGCCTAGTCGGCATTCCTGGCTACCAGTACGCGGTCGACATGGAGAAGGAGCGCCTCTGCCGGCCGATCCTTTCGATGGACGAGTTAGATGTGGTGCTGGGGTTCATGGAGCAGAAGGATGGCTACCGGCAGGTGTTCGAAATGTACCGGGCCATTTTCTCCGACAAGATACGGCTGTACAACGTGAAGGAACTGAACAGCCCGCTGGTGGACGATATTAACCAGAACTGTCTACTATCGCTGGACGGTACGTACCGGAAGCTCGCAACGGAACCGGACGGTGGCGAATTCAACGACGAGGCACACTTGCGGATGGACAGTTCGAAACAGCATCTCCAGGAGTTGCTGGGTCTGAAGCACAACCAGGAGCTGGTGGTAACGCAGGTTGAGGACGAAGGCGAGTGGAACATGTACCTGAACGATGACATGCTGAAGCTCCTTTCGGCTAAGGGTCAAATGAACGTAAAGTTTACGGTCCAATCGCTCAACTGGTGCTACAGTACGATAGGACACTACACGAACGAGATGGCCCTTTCGTTTATTCTGTATCGAATCAAACGATTGCATGGAAAGTGA
- the LOC131294227 gene encoding odorant receptor 4-like, with translation MQSIRRRIDRFKQQDLFVSRVVFVKENFAKLKVLGVYRGARDGPFFHRMVYYVPDIFFVLQIATIVWDLAGVLDDIGLFGDDMCILTGLVMMLVKKWHCIVSIERLDECIEQFQLYFERYMNSGEQFVDRIRRQKLQEVVLLYFANALAVILGGTLILHALLSNGESFILRARYPFNTATPLGYGFVFLCQAFLVSYVLFNVVYFDSVGSLMLSQLSLLFQLHRMEFEAIGEGLLLPPVGPLHGDDAIRLQIHKLIESHQQLLQFGDRVKRLYEPNIMAQFVCSMVIICLTAFELMFFKGDLMQMFRFGAYMVTGFFQIFVWSFFGNRVTATSTSIHEAISTSNWIVLNDRLKKDLRFTMMRAQKPFVIDVYWLFPLTYETFIAILSRSYSMFTLLRTMIE, from the exons ATGCAATCCATTCGGCGAAGGATCGACCGCTTCAAGCAGCAGGATCTCTTTGTTTCGCGCGTGGTGTTCGTGAAAGAGAACTTTGCAAAGTTAAA AGTACTTGGCGTGTACCGGGGTGCCCGGGATGGTCCATTCTTCCACCGGATGGTCTACTATGTGCCCGATATATTCTTTGTGCTACAGATCGCCACCATAGTGTGGGATCTGGCGGGCGTCCTGGACGACATCGGTCTGTTCGGGGACGATATGTGCATTCTGACGGGGTTGGTGATGATGCTGGTTAAGAAGTGGCACTGCATCGTCAGTATCGAGCGATTGGACGAGTGCATCGAGCAGTTTCAGCTGTACTTTGAACGCTACATGAACAGCGGGGAACAGTTTGTCGATCGTATTCGGCGCCAGAAGTTGCAAGAAGTTGTGCTCTTATATTTCGCCAACGCACTGGCCGTAATACTAGGCGGTACCTTGATCTTGCAC GCACTCCTCTCCAACGGTGAGTCCTTTATCTTGCGCGCCCGGTATCCTTTCAATACGGCCACTCCGCTCGGATACGGGTTCGTGTTCCTGTGCCAGGCCTTTCTGGTTTCGTATGTGCTGTTCAACGTGGTGTACTTTGACTCTGTGGGCTCACTGATGCTCAGCCAGCTGTCGCTGCTGTTTCAGCTGCACCGGATGGAGTTTGAGGCGATCGGCGAGGGGCTGCTGCTTCCACCGGTTGGACCGCTGCACGGCGACGATGCGATCCGTTTGCAAATTCACAAGTTAATTGAAAGCCACCAGCAGCTGCTCCA GTTTGGTGATCGGGTGAAGCGGCTGTATGAGCCCAACATTATGGCGCAGTTCGTGTGCAGCATGGTCATCATCTGCCTCACCGCATTCGAGCTGATGTTCTTCAAGGGCGATCTGATGCAGATGTTCCGCTTCGGGGCGTACATGGTGACGGGATTTTTTCAGATATTCGTGTGGAGCTTCTTTGGCAACCGCGTTACCGCCACG TCTACTAGCATCCACGAAGCGATTAGCACGAGCAACTGGATCGTGCTCAATGATCGACTGAAGAAGGACCTCCGCTTCACGATGATGCGCGCCCAAAAACCGTTCGTCATCGATGTTTACTGGCTGTTTCCGCTGACATACGAAACGTTCATTGCG ATCCTAAGCAGATCGTACTCGATGTTTACGCTGCTTCGCACAATGATCGAATGA
- the LOC131282734 gene encoding esterase B1-like → MVDWDNVWQFLVAVFRLALGCVAFLARHRLVRFWPPRERPVVSVLQGKLRGARAHLPNGAPYYYFKGVPYATAPVGTLRFHAPVPLDRYRKPIVDCYAERSDCIQLDFFSGLVYGAESGLYLNIYTPRLPAGEGSSDVTKLPVMVFLHGGGFACGSGSSLFYNPEYFLQRDVLVVTVNYRLGPFGFLCLPEAGIEGNAGLKDQLMALRWINENITQFGGDRNCVTLFGESAGSFSAYLHMLSPNSRRYIHRVICQSGVVCSSSFMQANAVDMAFNLARHFGYNGHSQLGALETLQKVPAKLLAKYQRKALGQAADRQSDLVFVFLPVIEQTRTEDSIITEAPETILKSYDTLRLPLLEGCNDAEAILGLYIVQRKSTENIQLLPERMASKIFRHLPAPDREEIGEAIRKFYFGDRVPTDWSPEQLKHLLSDVIFMTDSAVSAEWVAKYQPNLAHFHYRFTYDGRFSLLKRLFLNGTVDGACHGDDIFYMFNPKLLPSLSPTSEEHLVRDTVIALWTSFARHGDPSVDSQSVVNTQWRPVGKIPRDSNDFNLDCLEINVHTGMVNDPCRDRATFWRGLFQRYSKGYL, encoded by the exons ATGGTTGACTGGGACAATGTGTGGCAGTTCTTGGTGGCCGTGTTCCGGTTGGCCCTGGGATGTGTCGCTTTTCTGGCACGCCATCGGTTGGTGCGCTTCTGGCCACCCCGCGAGCGTCCCGTTGTGAGCGTACTGCAGGGTAAACTTCGTGGCGCTCGGGCACACCTTCCGAACGGTGCACCGTACTACTACTTCAAGGGTGTGCCGTACGCGACGGCCCCCGTCGGAACGCTACGCTTCCACGCTCCGGTGCCACTCGATCGCTACCGCAAACCGATCGTCGATTGCTACGCCGAGCGCAGCGATTGTATCCAGCTGGATTTCTTCTCCGGCCTGGTGTACGGTGCGGAAAGTGGTCTCTATCTGAACATCTACACTCCGCGGCTTCCGGCGGGAGAAGGTTCGAGCGACGTGACCAAACTGCCCGTGATGGTGTTCCTCCACGGTGGTGGGTTTGCTTGCGGAAGTGGCAGCAGTCTGTTCTACAACCCGGAGTACTTCCTGCAGCGTGACGTACTCGTTGTGACGGTGAATTATCGCCTCGGCCCGTTCGGGTTCCTCTGCCTACCGGAGGCTGGCATCGAGGGTAATGCCGGACTGAAAGATCAG CTCATGGCGCTCCGGTGGATCAACGAAAACATTACACAGTTCGGTGGCGACCGGAACTGCGTGACGCTGTTCGGTGAAAGTGCCGGCAGCTTCTCGGCCTACCTGCACATGCTCTCGCCGAACTCGAG GAGATACATCCATCGCGTCATCTGCCAGAGTGGCGTCGTCTGCTCGAGCTCGTTCATGCAAGCCAACGCGGTAGACATGGCTTTCAATTTGGCCCGCCACTTCGGCTACAATGGCCACAGTCAGCTGGGGGCATTAG AAACGCTCCAGAAGGTCCCGGCAAAGTTGTTGGCCAAATACCAACGCAAAGCCCTCGGACAGGCTGCCGACCGTCAGAGTGATCTGGTGTTCGTGTTCCTCCCGGTGATCGAGCAAACACGCACCGAGGATTCCATCATCACCGAGGCACCGGAAACGATACTAAAGTCGTACGACACACTCCGGTTGCCGTTGCTCGAAGGCTGCAACGATGCCGAGGCCATCCTCGGGCTGTACATCGTGCAGCGCAAGAGTACGGAAAACATCCAGCTGCTGCCGGAGCGTATGGCGTCGAAGATTTTCCGCCATCTGCCAGCACCGGACCGGGAGGAGATCGGGGAGGCAATAAGAAAGTTCTACTTTGGCGACCGAGTGCCCACCGACTGGAGCCCGGAGCAGCTGAAACATCTGCTGTCCGATGTAATATTCATGACCGATTCCGCCGTCAGCGCCGAGTGGGTGGCCAAGTATCAAcctaacttggcgcacttccactaccgcttcaCGTACGACGGGCGGTTCAGTTTGCTGAAGCGTCTGTTTCTGAACGGGACCGTCGATGGCGCGTGTCATGGAGATGATATTTTCTACATGTTCAA TCCCAAACTCCTGCCATCACTTTCCCCAACCAGCGAAGAACATCTGGTGCGTGACACCGTGATTGCCTTGTGGACTAGCTTTGCCCGACACGGAGACCCATCAGTGGATTCGCAAAGCGTGGTCAACACCCAGTGGCGCCCGGTGGGTAAGATTCCTCGCGATTCCAACGATTTCAACCTCGACTGTTTGGAAATCAACGTCCATACCGGTATGGTGAACGATCCCTGTCGAGATCGGGCGACCTTTTGGCGTGGTCTCTTCCAGCGGTACTCCAAAGGCTACCTCTAA